The window CGCCGTCACCTCGGCGTAGTGTGCGAGCAGGACGTCCGCCCGGTCGACGTCGGCCGCGATCGCGTCCCCGCCGGTATCGACCGTGACAAACTCGACGGACTCGAAGGCTGACTCGAACAGTTCCCGCTCGATCGCCACGTCGTCGAATCCGTGCGGGTCGATGTGGACGACCCGTACCGGTGACTGCGTCGTCATCGCGTCGTTTCTCGCCCGGCGGGCACATACGCTTTGGCATCGCCCGCGGGGCCGACGGCGCCCGTCAGTCGGTGACGGTCACGTCGGCGACCGTGGGGCCGTCGGCGTCGATCAGTTCGGACAGCGCCCCGGCCAACTCGTCGGGGTCGTCGATCCGGACGCCGTCGGCGCCGTGGCTCTCGGCGTTGGCCACGAGATCCACCGCCGGGTCGAGGTCCATCCCGACGTACTCGTGATCCGCGTCGGTACCGCCGTAGATCTCCAGCATCCCGTCCTTGAGGATGCGGTAGTTCCGGTTGTTGGGGACGACTACCGTGAGATCGAGGTCGTACCGCGCGGCGGAGTACAGCGTCTGGGGGTAATAGAGGTACGAGCCGTCGCCGACGAACCCGACGACCGGGCGGTCGCTGCCGTGTTCCTCGTGGGCGACGGCGGCCCCGACCGTCGCGGGGAGGCTGTATCCGAGCCCGCCGTTCTTGTTCGAGACGAACTGTTCGGGCTGGAGGTGCCACCGGGAGAGCAGCGCGAACTTGCTTGTGTTGCTCTCGTTGAGCACGTAACTGTCGCCCGCCACGTCGGCCAGCGCGTCCGCGAGCGCCGACTTGGTGATCTCTCCATCCGGGGTCGTTCCCTCCCCGATTCCCAGGGACGCCGCCGCCGCCTCGCGCCGTTCGGGAACTGCTGACCGCCGCCGACGGCGCTCCGCCTCCGGGACGGTCACGCGGTCGGCGACCTCCCGCATCGCGGCTCCGGGGTCGCCGGCGATCGCCACGTCAGCGGGGTCGTTCTTCCCGATTTCCCGGGGGTCGAGGTTGACTTCCACGACCGTCGCCTCGGGAGGGACGTACGGCTCGTCGTACGGGATGTAGGGAGTGTTCGACGTGCAGCCGACGAACACTATGGTGTCGGTGTCGAACGCGGGTCGCGCCATCTCGGGATCGGGCGAGAGAAACGACACCCACTGGTCGTGGTCCGGCGGGAAGCTGATCTCGCAGGTGTTCATCTCGCTGTACACCGCGGTCCCGGTCGCCTCCGCGAGTTCCACGGCGGCGTCGACGGCCTCCGGACCCGACCGCGCGATCCGATCGCCGACGACCAAGACCGGGTCGTCGGCCCCCTCAAGCGCGGCTGCCGCGTCGGCGAGCCGCGAGGCGTCTCCCGCCCCGGCGCCGGGGATCGACCCCAGGCGCTCCGGCGCGGCGTCCGTCCCGTCCATCATCACGTCCATCGGAAGGCTCAGAAAGACCGGCCCCGTCGGCGGCGTGAGCGCCGTCTTCACCGCCCGGCGGGTCATCGTCGGGAGCGCCGAGACGTCGGTGACCTCGGCGCTCAGTTTGCAGTACTCCTCGACCATCCCGACGAGTTCGCCCGAGAGGATCGGCTCCTCGTGTTGGAAGTCGGTGCTGTGGTTGCCCGCGGTGACCACGAGCGGGGCGCCCGACCACGCCGCGTTCTGGAGGTTGCCCAGCCCGTGTGCCATCCCCGGGGCGACGTGGAGGTTCACAACGCCCAGGGGCGTGATGGTCGGGTCGTGGTGTGCGTGGTACCGCCGCGCGCTCGCGTACCCGCCCGCCATCCCCACCGCGATGTCCTCGTGGAGGCCGAGTACGTAATCGAGCGCGGAGTCGGCGACAGCCCGCATCAGCGGGAGTTCCGTCGTTCCGGGATTGCCGAA of the Halobellus ruber genome contains:
- a CDS encoding thiamine pyrophosphate-binding protein — encoded protein: MATDSYTGADLFVDALERYGVTHLFGNPGTTELPLMRAVADSALDYVLGLHEDIAVGMAGGYASARRYHAHHDPTITPLGVVNLHVAPGMAHGLGNLQNAAWSGAPLVVTAGNHSTDFQHEEPILSGELVGMVEEYCKLSAEVTDVSALPTMTRRAVKTALTPPTGPVFLSLPMDVMMDGTDAAPERLGSIPGAGAGDASRLADAAAALEGADDPVLVVGDRIARSGPEAVDAAVELAEATGTAVYSEMNTCEISFPPDHDQWVSFLSPDPEMARPAFDTDTIVFVGCTSNTPYIPYDEPYVPPEATVVEVNLDPREIGKNDPADVAIAGDPGAAMREVADRVTVPEAERRRRRSAVPERREAAAASLGIGEGTTPDGEITKSALADALADVAGDSYVLNESNTSKFALLSRWHLQPEQFVSNKNGGLGYSLPATVGAAVAHEEHGSDRPVVGFVGDGSYLYYPQTLYSAARYDLDLTVVVPNNRNYRILKDGMLEIYGGTDADHEYVGMDLDPAVDLVANAESHGADGVRIDDPDELAGALSELIDADGPTVADVTVTD